The following are encoded together in the Candidatus Dadabacteria bacterium genome:
- the ndk gene encoding nucleoside-diphosphate kinase, giving the protein MERTLSIVKPDGVGANLIGEVLRRFEENGISVVALRMIHLSKKQAEGFYHVHRERPFFSSLTDFMSSGPCVVMVLEGEEAISRVRAIMGATNPEEAEPGTIRKDFASGIEKNIVHGSDSPESAAYEIGYFFSELEINSR; this is encoded by the coding sequence ATGGAAAGAACATTGTCAATAGTAAAACCTGACGGAGTAGGAGCAAACCTCATTGGTGAAGTTCTTCGAAGGTTCGAGGAGAACGGAATAAGCGTTGTGGCGCTCAGGATGATACACCTTTCAAAAAAACAGGCCGAGGGGTTCTACCACGTACACAGGGAAAGACCTTTTTTCTCGAGCCTCACTGACTTCATGTCCTCGGGACCGTGCGTGGTAATGGTTCTTGAGGGTGAAGAGGCCATCTCGAGGGTAAGGGCCATCATGGGCGCAACGAACCCGGAGGAAGCGGAGCCCGGAACCATAAGAAAGGATTTCGCGTCCGGTATAGAAAAGAACATAGTGCACGGATCCGATTCGCCGGAATCGGCCGCCTACGAAATAGGATATTTCTTCAGTGAGCTTGAAATAAACAGCCGGTAG
- the holA gene encoding DNA polymerase III subunit delta: MPSGKNIDIHPVTVLKSTQPLLVEDFIENLKKELSTSSPKLLVESKNLDDTSLQEIVEDARTLPMFHEKKLIVAKGYDGLGKDDLDLLNEYAGAPASSSVLVLLSGESRKSRTKPAKSIRLVDLDGGSKPEQEIRRLGQRLGISLTPGAVGFVKNMLGEDMNLIKNELGKISLYVDGKKPVGEKELRGLIEKRSTENVFSLSTALSNRDLRGSLRILRELERNREDPLSILYMIAWRFRQIFKVSQHLREGKSDEAIAKAVKTSRGAVFYLKKSVRNFRENDLGRILGLIEETDFGIKNSSGDNYVLLEKLLLGICSQRT; encoded by the coding sequence GTGCCTTCTGGGAAAAACATCGACATTCATCCGGTCACCGTACTTAAAAGCACGCAGCCCCTTCTCGTCGAGGACTTCATCGAAAACCTGAAAAAAGAACTCTCGACGAGCTCTCCCAAACTGCTGGTTGAGAGCAAAAACCTCGACGATACGTCCCTTCAGGAAATAGTCGAGGACGCGAGGACCCTCCCAATGTTCCACGAGAAAAAACTGATCGTTGCGAAGGGGTATGACGGCCTCGGAAAGGACGATCTCGATCTTCTAAACGAATACGCCGGGGCCCCGGCCTCTTCCTCCGTGCTGGTCCTGCTCTCCGGGGAATCCCGGAAGTCCAGGACAAAACCCGCAAAAAGCATAAGGCTCGTCGATCTTGACGGCGGGAGCAAGCCCGAACAGGAAATAAGGCGCCTCGGGCAAAGACTCGGGATCTCCCTTACTCCCGGGGCGGTGGGTTTCGTAAAAAACATGCTCGGCGAAGACATGAATCTCATTAAGAACGAGCTTGGGAAAATATCTCTTTACGTCGACGGGAAAAAACCCGTAGGCGAGAAGGAGTTAAGAGGACTTATCGAGAAACGCAGCACCGAGAACGTGTTTTCCCTCTCGACCGCACTTTCAAACAGGGATCTCAGAGGTTCTCTCAGGATACTGCGGGAACTTGAGAGAAACAGGGAGGACCCCCTCTCCATACTCTATATGATAGCCTGGAGATTCCGCCAGATATTCAAGGTGTCGCAGCATCTTCGGGAAGGGAAATCCGATGAAGCCATCGCCAAGGCCGTAAAAACGTCCCGCGGGGCCGTCTTTTACCTTAAAAAAAGCGTGCGCAACTTCAGGGAAAACGACCTCGGCAGGATACTTGGGCTTATAGAGGAAACGGACTTCGGAATCAAAAACAGTTCCGGGGACAACTACGTACTTCTTGAGAAACTTCTTCTTGGGATCTGCTCCCAGAGGACCTAG